A region from the Wansuia hejianensis genome encodes:
- a CDS encoding RbsD/FucU family protein has translation MLKGIPQILSPELLKVLCEMGHSDRLVIADGNFPVESMGKNAITIRCDGHGVPEILDAILTVFPLDTYVEHPVNLMEVMKGDHVETPIWDTYKEIIAKHDSRGGDAVGNIERFAFYEEAKTCYCIISTSEKALYANIMLQKGVVTD, from the coding sequence ATGTTAAAGGGAATTCCTCAAATTTTATCTCCTGAACTTCTGAAAGTTCTCTGTGAGATGGGACACAGTGACCGTCTTGTTATTGCAGACGGTAATTTCCCGGTGGAATCTATGGGGAAGAACGCTATTACAATACGCTGTGACGGCCACGGGGTTCCGGAGATCCTGGATGCCATTCTGACTGTATTTCCTCTGGATACCTATGTGGAGCATCCGGTGAACCTGATGGAAGTTATGAAAGGCGATCATGTGGAAACTCCCATCTGGGACACCTATAAGGAAATCATAGCAAAGCATGACAGCCGTGGAGGAGACGCCGTGGGTAATATTGAGCGTTTTGCTTTCTATGAGGAAGCCAAGACCTGTTACTGCATTATTTCTACCAGCGAAAAAGCTCTTTATGCAAATATCATGCTGCAAAAGGGTGTTGTGACCGATTAA